One Brassica napus cultivar Da-Ae chromosome C2, Da-Ae, whole genome shotgun sequence DNA window includes the following coding sequences:
- the LOC111201723 gene encoding uncharacterized protein LOC111201723 → MGGSPPCGDSVRSVKDHRRQEVTSKKWPSKLENDPQITFSPDDAISVHLPHNDPLLVEVGIAKYDVAKVLMDTGSSVDLIFRDTLDKMGVDLRDMKPSSRSLTGFNGASEKMIGTIKLPVYACGVTRTVKFSITRTKAPYNAILGTPWLHSMKAISSTYHQCVKFLGPNGQVLTLRGDQQAARDLLIATDSAPKGRDSRSHT, encoded by the coding sequence ATGGGAGGCTCGCCTCCTTGTGGCGACTCAGTCCGGTCGGTCAAAGATCATCGACGACAGGAAGTAACCTCGAAGAAATGGCCATCGAAACTCGAGAATGATCCCCAGATCACTTTCTCACCTGACGATGCCATCAGTGTCCACCTACCTCATAACGACCCTCTACTCGTCGAAGTAGGAATCGCAAAGTACGACGTCGCCAAAGTCCTGATGGATACTGGCAGTTCAGTCGATCTGATCTTTCGAGATACACTCGATAAGATGGGAGTCGACCTGCGCGATATGAAGCCGTCGTCTCGCTCCCTCACAGGATTCAACGGGGCTTCTGAAAAAATGATCGGGACAATCAAACTCCCAGTCTACGCATGCGGGGTAACGCGCACAGTCAAGTTCTCTATCACCCGAACGAAGGCTCCATATAATGCGATCCTCGGGACCCCTTGGTTGCATTCGATGAAGGCAATATCATCGACCTATCATCAGTGCGTGAAGTTCCTCGGACCAAACGGTCAGGTGCTAACACTTCGAGGGGACCAACAGGCCGCACGCGACCTACTGATTGCAACAGATTCAGCCCCAAAAGGACGAGATTCTAGAAGTCACACTTGA